The Paenibacillus sp. FSL H7-0357 nucleotide sequence GCGGCCTTGCTCCACTCGCCGCTCGCGTCCAACGCGATTTTACGAGAAGGGCCCTTCACCTCTTCGCTGATATCCTCTTGCCTTTCGGCAGCATCCTTCACCAGAACCGTAAGGCGGCGCGGTGTTGCATATGCGTTGACTCCGCCATGGGAAATACGCGAAGCTTCCAGCCATTTAGTTGTTCTGTCTTTCAACTGCTCCATCGCAGCGCGGATGAAGCGTGCAGGTACCTCTTCCAAACCGATCTCGAACAATATATCTTTAGACAAGGTCAGCACCTTCTTTCTTCAGCAGCGGGAAGCCAAGCTTCTCGCGTTCCTCAAGATATGTCGCCGCAACGGTACGGGCCAGATTCCGCACCCGCGTAATAAAGCCCGTGCGTTCGGTAACGCTGATCGCTCCGCGTGCATCCAGAAGATTGAAGGTATGCGAGCATTTCAGCACATAATCGTAAGCCGGAAACACCAGATGGTGCTCCATAGCTCTGCGTGCTTCCTCTTCGTAGGTATTAAAGAGTGTGAACAGCATTTTGACATCGGAGACTTCAAATGTATAGGTCGAGTGCTCAACCTCAGGTTGATGGAATACATCACCATAGGTCATGCCGTCCACCCATTCCAGATCAAACACATTTTCTTTCTTCATGATGTTGGAAGCCAACCGTTCCAATCCGTATGTGATCTCAACAGCAACCGGTTTGGTCTCAATTCCTCCGACTTGCTGGAAGTAAGTAAACTGAGTAACCTCTTCGCCGTTCAGCCATACTTCCCAGCCAAGGCCTGCACAACCCAGCGACGGATTCTCCCAGTTATCTTCGACAAACCGGATATCATTCAGCAGCGGATCTACGCCAAGCGCCTTCAGGCTTTCCAGATAAAGCTCCTGGATGTTGTCCGGTGAAGGCTTGATGATCACCTGGAACTGGTGATGCTGGTACAGGCGGTTCGGGTTCTCGCCATAACGTCCATCCGATGGACGGCGGGAAGGCTCAACGTAAGCTACTTTCCACGGCTCCGGTCCAAGCGAACGCAAAAACGTCATGGGGTTCATCGTGCCCGCCCCTTTTTCCGTATCATACGGCTGGACGAGAATACAATTCTCTGCTGCCCAGAACTGCTGCAGTGTCAAAATCATCTGCTGAAAATTCATACTACCGACTCCTTCGCTTACAAGTTTTTGGCACGCTGTGCCTTGAAGCTCTTGCTCCTGCGCGATGGAGGCGGCACTCTTTTATACTTGCGGCGATACAGGATTCTTGGCTAATATCCTCACCACAAGGCAAAAAAGCTCCCGCCCCCATGCCTGATATACAGACATAGGGACGAGAGCTTAACTTATTCTCCCGCGGTTCCACCCTACTTGATTACGCATCCGGTAACCGGCCAATAAAGCAGGCCACATCCGATGAGCGCAATCCACTTTTCATTCTGCCGTTACCGTACTCCCGGGTGCCGTGTTCATGAACCTTGTCCCGCCAGGCTTCCACTATCCCCGGCTCGCTTAAGCGACAAATTTGCCCATTACTTTCCCGATCACTGTACGTCTCCAAATGTCAGAGCAACAACGGCTGTATACAACAAGAAGAAACTGTCACCATAGTAACGGAAAATTTGGATTTCGTCAAATATCATATTTGTCGAGCTGATCAAGAAACCCTTGCGACTTCAGCTTCAGCCCAAGCTGCATGTCCATAAAGGCACGCATAATCTTTTTAAGTTCTGCGCGGGTGCCTTCCTTCACGTCGACATTTCCAAGCCGGGTTAAATCAAGTGCAGCGAATAAACGCAGCAGCTTCAGCGCCCGCGGAGAAATCTCCATGGCTGGAGGATCATTATGCCTGCAGCTGCGGCAGAGCACCCCGCCGAGACGGGGGCTTATTCTGAGTTCTTCATCAGGTTTGTCCAACCCGCATACGACACAGGCATCCAGCTCCGGACCATATCCGGCCGCCTGCAGTATTTTCATCTCAAAAACATTTATAATGACGCCGGGTTCCTTGCCGTCCTCAAGTGCATTCAAGCAGGCTGAAAGCTGGCGGAACCAAAAGCTTCCCGTCTCCTCATCATGCAGCACACGGTCAAGCAGCTCGCAGGCATATGAAGCATATGCCGCTTTGAACAAATCCCCGCGCAGCGGATGGTGAGACTGTGTAATTTCCCCGGCATTTAATGTACCCAGTCCCCCGTTGTTGCGGAAAAACACAAATTCCCCTACAGTGAACAGCTGGATCAGGGCAGCATGGCGGCTTTTGACCTTCTTGGCGCCGCGCACCAGAACGCCTACTTTGCCGGCGTTCTCGGTG carries:
- the glyQ gene encoding glycine--tRNA ligase subunit alpha, encoding MNFQQMILTLQQFWAAENCILVQPYDTEKGAGTMNPMTFLRSLGPEPWKVAYVEPSRRPSDGRYGENPNRLYQHHQFQVIIKPSPDNIQELYLESLKALGVDPLLNDIRFVEDNWENPSLGCAGLGWEVWLNGEEVTQFTYFQQVGGIETKPVAVEITYGLERLASNIMKKENVFDLEWVDGMTYGDVFHQPEVEHSTYTFEVSDVKMLFTLFNTYEEEARRAMEHHLVFPAYDYVLKCSHTFNLLDARGAISVTERTGFITRVRNLARTVAATYLEEREKLGFPLLKKEGADLV
- the recO gene encoding DNA repair protein RecO, which translates into the protein MLHRVEGIVIRSMDYGEGNAIITLCTENAGKVGVLVRGAKKVKSRHAALIQLFTVGEFVFFRNNGGLGTLNAGEITQSHHPLRGDLFKAAYASYACELLDRVLHDEETGSFWFRQLSACLNALEDGKEPGVIINVFEMKILQAAGYGPELDACVVCGLDKPDEELRISPRLGGVLCRSCRHNDPPAMEISPRALKLLRLFAALDLTRLGNVDVKEGTRAELKKIMRAFMDMQLGLKLKSQGFLDQLDKYDI